A genomic segment from Salmo trutta chromosome 38, fSalTru1.1, whole genome shotgun sequence encodes:
- the LOC115178749 gene encoding RNA binding protein fox-1 homolog 2 isoform X6 translates to MMGLYYPSVLSGSQDAAGGQEGLIPPSFSAFPPPPPPPQNGLALEYGASLYAAGAIQGSVEAGQAGLNTPTSVPNSLTTHQSDVASQIDNQLVGTGGGGGGGSVGDDSEKGTPKRLHVSNIPFRFRDPDLRQMFGQFGKILDVEIIFNERGSKGFGFVTFETSADAEKARAALHGTLVEGRKVEVNNATARVMTNKKMVTPYSNGGEGLAALPYGLLNANSPTAGWKLSPMVGAMYSPELYTDFSGLSLSVPGFPYPAAAAQAATAAATFRGAHLRGRGRPVYSAVRAALPQQAIPTYPGVMYQEGFYGAADLYGGYAAYRYAQPTAVASPAGAAAAAAAAYSDGYGRVYTTDPYHAALNPATAAAYGVGAMATLYRGGYSRFAPY, encoded by the exons GGCTCTCAGGATGCAGCAGGTGGTCAAGAGGGTCTCATCCCCCCATCCTTCTCCgccttcccccctccccctcctcccccccagaaCGGCTTGGCCCTGGAGTACGGGGCCAGTCTGTACGCCGCAGGGGCCATCCAGGGGTCGGTGGAGGCCGGACAGGCAGGCCTTAACACTCCGACAAGCGTCCCAAACAGCTTAACGACCCAC cAGTCAGATGTGGCGTCCCAGATTGATAACCAGTTGGTGGGTACAGGAGGTGGTGGTGGCGGGGGGTCCGTAGGGGACGACTCCGAGAAGGGGACCCCCAAACGCCTCCACGTCTCCAACATTCCCTTCCGCTTCAGAGACCCTGACCTCCGGCAGATGTTTGGG CAATTTGGAAAGATCCTCGATGTAGAGATCATATTCAACGAGAGAGGATCGAAG GGTTTTGGCTTTGTGACGTTTGAGACGAGCGCGGACGCTGAGAAGGCCAGAGCCGCTCTCCACGGAACTCTGGTGGAAGGACGCAAGGTTGAG GTCAACAACGCCACAGCCAGGGTGATGACCAATAAGAAAATGGTCACCCCATATTCTAATGGAGGAGAGGGGCTCGCCGCTCTACCTTACG GGCTACTAAATGCCAACTCCCCAACAGCTGGGTGGAAGTTGAGTCCAATGGTTGGAGCCATGTACAGTCCAGAGCTCTATACAG ATTTCTCTGGCCTGTCTCTCTCAGTCCCTGGTTTCCCGTACCCTGCGGCGGCTGCACAGGCTGCCACAGCGGCAGCGACCTTTAGGGGCGCCCACCTCCGGGGTCGTGGCCGGCCGGTCTACAGTGCTGTCAGGGCAGCCCTACCCCAGCAAGCTATACCTACATACCCAGG tgtgatGTATCAGGAAGGGTTTTACGGTGCAGCAGACCTCTAT GGTGGCTATGCTGCGTATCGCTATGCTCAGCCGACTGCTGTAGCCAGTCCTGCAGGAGCAGCGGCTGCCGCAGCAGCTGCCTACAGTGATGG CTACGGACGGGTGTACACGACAGACCCTTACCACGCTGCACTAAACCCTGCCACAGCTGCAGCCTACGGTGTAGGAGCTATG gcCACACTGTACAGGGGAGGCTACAGTAGATTTGCGCCCTACTAA
- the LOC115178435 gene encoding retinal cone rhodopsin-sensitive cGMP 3',5'-cyclic phosphodiesterase subunit gamma-like, which yields MADVATAAAKKAAPKFKQRTTRTFKSKAPKPGQKGFGDDIPGMEGLGTDITVVCPWEAFGDMELGDLAKYGIV from the exons ATGGCAGACGTTGCAACTGCCGCTGCAAAGAAGGCCGCGCCTAAATTCAAGCAGAGGACTACCCGTACCTTCAAGAGCAAGGCCCCCAAGCCTGGCCAGAAGGG atTCGGTGATGACATCCCCGGCATGGAGGGTCTCGGCACAGACATCACAGTGGTCTGCCCATGGGAAGCTTTTGGTGACATGGAACTCGGTGACCTGGCAAAATATGGAATTGTTTAG